From one Sulfuricurvum sp. genomic stretch:
- a CDS encoding GGDEF domain-containing protein, whose translation MSDTKVYDKIFSIHDQAIGTLRTLHIPPYPTHYKKYFDEIFIEQADQALLKAQKEDETLTDTQNDLARYLDIAHRSLMTFVESHADISHVAELQENYISKATEEGVERCMNFVEGLSELGRNMSNELKKAKNKIEELSSELQNALAQLTTDPLTQISNRKGLIEDLNGVVVAGQHKTLPLVIMMIDADNFKLLNDVHGHLAGDKVLYFLAQSIKSTIRSGDKVYRYGGEEFVVVLNRCEKDRAFSIAEKIRSKIEHSHLIYAGKTIHVTVSIGVTIHCIGDNYDDFMGRADKALYQAKNEGKNKTILLD comes from the coding sequence ATGAGTGATACGAAAGTTTATGATAAAATTTTTTCAATTCATGATCAGGCCATCGGCACACTCAGAACTTTACATATACCTCCGTATCCCACACATTATAAAAAATACTTTGATGAAATTTTTATCGAACAAGCAGATCAAGCCCTACTCAAGGCACAAAAAGAGGATGAGACACTGACCGATACTCAGAACGATCTGGCTCGTTATCTCGATATAGCCCATCGTTCGCTTATGACTTTTGTTGAATCACATGCCGATATATCTCATGTAGCAGAACTTCAGGAAAATTATATAAGTAAAGCAACTGAAGAAGGGGTTGAACGATGCATGAATTTTGTAGAAGGCCTAAGTGAACTGGGACGAAACATGTCCAATGAACTAAAAAAAGCAAAAAATAAAATTGAAGAACTCAGCAGTGAACTTCAAAATGCGCTTGCGCAACTTACCACTGATCCTCTTACACAAATTTCAAATAGAAAAGGGCTCATAGAGGATTTAAACGGTGTTGTTGTAGCCGGTCAACATAAAACGCTTCCTTTAGTAATCATGATGATTGACGCTGATAATTTCAAATTGCTTAATGATGTTCACGGACATTTAGCCGGAGATAAAGTACTTTATTTTTTAGCACAAAGTATTAAATCGACTATTCGTAGCGGTGACAAAGTTTATCGATACGGTGGAGAAGAATTTGTAGTCGTGTTAAATCGCTGTGAAAAAGACCGGGCCTTTTCTATTGCCGAGAAGATCCGTTCCAAAATCGAGCATAGCCATCTGATCTATGCAGGAAAAACAATTCATGTAACCGTTAGCATAGGGGTAACCATACATTGCATTGGTGACAATTATGATGATTTCATGGGAAGGGCCGATAAAGCTTTATACCAAGCAAAAAATGAAGGAAAAAATAAAACGATATTATTGGATTGA
- a CDS encoding multiheme c-type cytochrome, producing MRQEKVIISSLLASLMLIGCGGGGGGGSSTTSVSTATFMDSPVSGLEFESATESGITDSNGNFIYQEGESVTFHIGNLYIGSAKPTNGKITPLDIIGTTDSSNADVVRILQTLQTLDSDGDPSNGITIDPVMTSTLAAVTKRVYIKNLSDTQVLDTIGKTAFSVDSATAQKNFTPNAPSNKDKGYTHLPTDTNTSTGSGTSTGSGTVSNIGNTGKYTLIAWNDLGMHCMDGKDYSVFSILPPYNNLHAHLINKDLTTGKNITSGVTLTYEAVADTTGSINTTSVTKTNFWNWVLAIFGRRPADNHGLNLSDPAVSNPTPNMTPTAMSYNASKGWWEAEGIPITPYDDKGVKNYYPMVKVVAKDSSGTIIATTKAVLPVSDEMSCATCHASNSVAAAKPTAGWVNNTTSVEKDWKQNILKLHDEKFPNAIATANMAASYTKGTLLDTANAGQPVLCAACHKSNALLTPEKTGIKPLTEALHSKHANVIDPTTGLSMNNSTNRDSCYKCHPGSSTKCLRGVMGNSKKSNGTNAIDCQSCHGSMSNVGKTGREGWLDQPNCQQCHDRNGTSTSNFARFTSVFSSGTTLRTIVDTTGRFATNPNTPATGFSLYRFSKGHGNLQCEACHGATHAEYPSSHANDNVQSIALQGHTGTIAECTTCHTTVPTGTSNFAKGPHGMHVVGQNAVSEHKNAAESNRASCTVCHGSDYRGSILSATSQARTLTVEHGTKTFAAKHQVSCYDCHNGPNP from the coding sequence ATGCGTCAAGAAAAAGTGATTATTTCATCGCTACTTGCATCATTGATGTTAATCGGATGCGGCGGCGGGGGTGGAGGCGGCAGCAGTACTACTTCTGTTTCAACTGCTACATTTATGGATTCTCCAGTATCCGGGTTAGAGTTTGAAAGTGCAACAGAGAGTGGGATAACTGATTCAAACGGTAATTTCATTTATCAAGAAGGTGAATCGGTTACCTTTCATATAGGTAATCTATACATTGGATCAGCAAAACCAACCAATGGAAAAATTACTCCACTGGATATTATTGGTACAACAGATTCTTCTAATGCTGATGTTGTTCGTATCCTACAGACGCTTCAAACGTTGGACAGTGATGGAGATCCAAGCAACGGGATTACTATTGATCCAGTAATGACATCTACTCTTGCAGCAGTTACAAAGCGAGTATATATTAAAAATTTGAGTGATACACAGGTTTTAGACACCATTGGAAAAACTGCCTTTTCTGTTGACTCGGCAACTGCTCAAAAAAATTTTACACCGAATGCACCATCTAATAAAGATAAAGGATATACTCATCTGCCAACAGATACCAATACAAGTACAGGAAGTGGAACAAGTACAGGAAGTGGAACAGTCAGTAACATCGGCAATACGGGTAAATACACATTAATAGCTTGGAATGATCTAGGTATGCACTGTATGGATGGTAAAGACTATTCTGTTTTCAGTATTCTTCCTCCATATAACAATCTCCATGCCCATCTCATTAATAAAGATCTTACGACAGGAAAAAATATTACATCAGGCGTAACACTTACATATGAAGCGGTTGCTGATACGACAGGATCAATCAATACGACAAGTGTAACAAAAACAAACTTTTGGAATTGGGTACTTGCTATTTTTGGCAGAAGACCGGCTGATAATCACGGTTTGAATCTTTCGGATCCAGCTGTATCGAATCCAACGCCGAATATGACACCAACGGCTATGAGTTATAACGCTTCAAAAGGCTGGTGGGAAGCAGAAGGTATTCCAATTACACCATATGATGACAAAGGGGTAAAAAACTATTATCCAATGGTCAAAGTTGTTGCAAAAGATAGCAGCGGAACTATCATAGCTACAACAAAAGCGGTCTTACCAGTATCCGATGAGATGAGTTGTGCTACATGTCATGCTTCCAATAGTGTAGCTGCGGCTAAACCAACTGCCGGATGGGTTAATAATACGACAAGTGTAGAAAAAGATTGGAAACAAAACATTCTTAAACTCCATGATGAAAAATTCCCGAATGCAATTGCAACCGCAAATATGGCTGCTTCATATACAAAAGGAACATTGTTGGATACAGCAAATGCAGGACAACCCGTTTTGTGTGCAGCATGTCATAAATCAAATGCATTACTAACTCCAGAAAAAACAGGAATTAAACCACTTACAGAAGCACTTCACAGTAAACATGCTAACGTGATTGATCCTACTACCGGTCTTTCTATGAACAACAGCACTAACCGTGATTCATGCTACAAATGTCATCCAGGCTCATCCACTAAATGTTTGCGCGGAGTAATGGGTAATTCAAAAAAATCAAACGGAACCAATGCAATCGACTGTCAAAGCTGTCATGGATCAATGAGCAATGTCGGAAAAACAGGACGTGAAGGTTGGCTAGACCAACCAAATTGCCAACAATGTCATGACCGTAATGGTACTTCAACATCAAACTTTGCACGCTTTACCAGTGTTTTTTCGAGTGGAACAACATTACGTACCATTGTAGATACAACGGGTCGTTTTGCAACAAATCCTAATACACCGGCAACCGGTTTCTCACTCTATCGATTTAGTAAAGGACATGGAAATCTCCAATGTGAAGCATGTCATGGTGCTACTCATGCCGAGTATCCAAGTTCTCATGCTAACGATAATGTACAAAGTATTGCTTTACAGGGTCATACAGGTACTATTGCCGAATGTACAACCTGTCATACTACCGTTCCGACTGGTACGTCAAACTTTGCCAAAGGTCCTCACGGAATGCACGTAGTCGGTCAAAATGCGGTAAGTGAACATAAAAATGCCGCTGAAAGTAATCGGGCAAGCTGTACGGTATGTCACGGTTCCGATTATCGTGGAAGTATTTTATCAGCCACCTCTCAAGCACGTACGTTAACCGTTGAACACGGTACAAAAACATTTGCTGCAAAACATCAAGTGAGCTGTTACGACTGCCACAATGGACCGAATCCTTAA
- a CDS encoding tRNA-uridine aminocarboxypropyltransferase translates to MDKIISNNILVARSKCYKCYRPMSSCMCSYVNPLATNAKFIILMHPKEFKKTKNGTGHLTHLSLPNSELLINVDFTEDTFVNSLINDSQNLCYVLYPGKESINLNTQKIALNGKQLVVFIIDSTWPCSVKMLRLSKNLQSLPKLSFTHTKNSQFKIKEQPNPFCLSTIESVLTVIELLHDHGIEQIESESFEHFLAPFNSMVNYQIECASRLKSEQVRFIRREK, encoded by the coding sequence ATGGACAAAATCATATCAAATAATATTTTAGTAGCTAGATCAAAATGCTATAAATGTTACCGGCCAATGAGCTCATGTATGTGCTCGTATGTAAATCCATTGGCAACTAATGCAAAATTTATCATATTAATGCATCCAAAAGAGTTTAAAAAGACTAAAAACGGTACAGGACATCTAACTCATCTTTCACTTCCTAATTCGGAACTTTTGATAAATGTTGATTTTACGGAAGATACATTTGTTAATTCATTGATCAACGACAGTCAAAATCTTTGCTATGTTTTGTATCCCGGAAAAGAGAGTATAAATCTCAATACCCAGAAAATAGCATTGAACGGAAAGCAGTTGGTTGTTTTTATTATTGATTCTACGTGGCCTTGTTCGGTTAAGATGCTTCGTTTGAGCAAAAATTTACAATCTTTACCCAAACTCAGTTTTACCCATACAAAAAATTCCCAATTTAAAATAAAAGAACAACCGAACCCCTTTTGTCTTTCAACGATTGAATCCGTATTAACTGTTATAGAGTTACTTCATGACCATGGAATTGAGCAAATTGAATCTGAGTCTTTCGAACATTTTCTAGCGCCGTTTAACTCAATGGTCAATTATCAAATAGAATGTGCATCACGGCTTAAGAGTGAACAAGTTCGGTTCATACGAAGAGAAAAATAG
- the ilvN gene encoding acetolactate synthase small subunit: MMEQTERRVISVIVMNEASVLSRIAGLFSGRGYNIESLTVAPIPESKYSRLTIVTSGSVRVIEQITKQLHKLIPVLKVYEHADLVETEMALVKIPMSESLGDIEALTHAYNGRIVNVGSDTMIVTVSDEPSRINHFLEAIKRFHPKEIVRSGSVALER, translated from the coding sequence ATGATGGAACAAACAGAACGTCGCGTTATTTCCGTTATTGTCATGAATGAAGCGAGCGTACTTTCACGCATCGCAGGTTTGTTCTCAGGCCGAGGATACAATATCGAGTCCCTGACGGTGGCTCCGATTCCTGAATCGAAATATTCTCGTCTCACGATTGTAACATCAGGATCGGTGCGTGTGATCGAACAGATCACAAAACAGCTTCATAAACTTATTCCGGTACTCAAAGTATACGAACATGCTGATTTGGTTGAAACTGAAATGGCATTGGTCAAAATACCGATGTCCGAATCGTTGGGAGATATTGAAGCGTTAACGCATGCATATAACGGCCGTATCGTCAATGTTGGCAGCGATACGATGATTGTTACGGTTTCTGATGAACCGTCACGAATCAACCATTTTCTTGAAGCCATCAAACGTTTTCATCCAAAAGAAATCGTACGAAGCGGCTCCGTCGCGCTAGAGAGATAA
- a CDS encoding pyridoxal phosphate-dependent aminotransferase — translation MLTDRVNILSESITIAISTLAQELKAQGKNILSFSAGEPDFDTPQVIKDAAIKAINDGFTKYTAVDGIPELKAAIALKLKRDNHLDYKPNQIIANNGAKHSLYNLFACTIQAGDEVIIPAPYWVTYPELVMYCGGTVVEIMTDDASGFKITPEQLKAALTPKTKMLILTSPSNPTGAVYSREELTALGKVLEGTDVLVASDEMYEKLIYDGEFTSAAEVSEDMYKRTITINGLSKSVAMTGWRFGYMAAANTEIIQATKKLQSQSTSNINSITQKAAIVGLNGAADADIEAMRVAFKARRDEAVKLFNEIDGLSVLSPSGAFYLFVNIKEVSNDSMEFCKELLEDQGVAVVPGVGFGSEGYFRFSFATDIESIREGIKRIAVFVATKK, via the coding sequence ATGCTAACCGATCGCGTCAATATACTCTCCGAATCGATTACCATTGCTATCAGTACGTTAGCGCAAGAACTCAAAGCGCAAGGAAAAAACATCCTCAGTTTCTCTGCAGGAGAACCTGATTTTGACACTCCTCAAGTGATCAAAGATGCCGCTATTAAAGCCATTAACGATGGTTTTACAAAATACACTGCCGTTGACGGCATCCCTGAACTAAAAGCTGCTATTGCACTTAAACTTAAACGGGATAATCATCTCGACTATAAACCGAATCAGATTATTGCGAATAACGGTGCAAAACACTCTTTATACAACCTATTTGCCTGTACTATCCAAGCCGGAGATGAAGTTATTATTCCTGCTCCGTATTGGGTCACCTATCCTGAACTCGTCATGTATTGCGGTGGTACCGTAGTGGAAATCATGACGGATGATGCAAGCGGTTTTAAAATCACCCCTGAACAACTCAAAGCGGCATTGACTCCAAAAACGAAAATGCTCATCCTAACATCTCCATCCAATCCAACCGGTGCCGTCTACTCGCGTGAAGAACTTACAGCTCTCGGCAAAGTATTGGAAGGAACGGACGTTCTTGTTGCAAGTGATGAGATGTATGAAAAACTGATTTACGACGGTGAATTTACATCAGCGGCAGAAGTCAGTGAAGATATGTACAAACGCACTATCACTATCAACGGACTTAGTAAATCAGTAGCGATGACAGGATGGCGTTTCGGATATATGGCCGCAGCCAATACCGAAATCATCCAAGCAACCAAAAAGCTCCAAAGCCAAAGCACTTCAAATATCAACAGCATTACCCAAAAAGCGGCTATTGTCGGGCTAAACGGTGCCGCAGATGCTGACATCGAAGCGATGCGTGTCGCATTTAAAGCTCGCCGTGACGAAGCGGTAAAACTGTTCAATGAAATTGACGGTCTCTCTGTACTTTCACCATCAGGTGCTTTCTACCTGTTCGTCAACATCAAAGAAGTTAGTAACGACTCTATGGAATTTTGTAAAGAACTGTTAGAAGATCAAGGTGTTGCTGTTGTTCCGGGTGTCGGATTTGGAAGCGAAGGGTATTTCCGATTCAGTTTTGCAACCGATATCGAAAGTATTCGTGAAGGTATCAAACGAATCGCTGTATTCGTAGCTACTAAAAAATAA
- a CDS encoding peptidyl-prolyl cis-trans isomerase yields the protein MSKRFIGSVVTALLLTSSLQAHVIAPDEIKQFSAQALHIDFDTAPEEVKQKITSEYTQRIKLAEALVVQLKNDPEYIQISETLALDLWSKRIAEATKPTDEELQKAYKDAKDLNIAASYKIRHIVVMQETLADVMINQLKAKTGDERDKLFTTLASTNSIDQNTKQKGGYVGWVNSSALPEVVKTALKDKEAGSYIKLSTGKDIWDVILLDEVKPEHPATFEEAKSYLENMLRQQAVENEAKKILATLDSKPAVTKKASKKSK from the coding sequence ATGTCCAAACGTTTTATCGGTTCAGTTGTTACCGCATTATTATTAACATCGTCATTACAGGCGCATGTAATTGCTCCGGATGAGATCAAACAATTTTCAGCGCAAGCGCTGCATATTGATTTTGATACGGCACCGGAGGAAGTAAAACAAAAAATTACTTCTGAATACACGCAACGGATCAAACTTGCCGAGGCTTTAGTTGTACAACTTAAAAATGATCCGGAGTACATCCAAATATCTGAAACACTTGCGCTTGATTTATGGTCTAAACGTATTGCAGAAGCTACAAAGCCTACTGACGAAGAACTTCAAAAAGCTTATAAGGATGCCAAAGATCTAAATATTGCTGCAAGTTATAAAATCCGTCACATCGTAGTTATGCAAGAGACATTGGCTGATGTCATGATCAATCAATTGAAAGCTAAAACTGGAGATGAACGTGACAAATTATTTACAACGTTAGCATCAACAAACAGTATTGATCAAAATACGAAACAAAAAGGGGGATATGTCGGTTGGGTGAATTCATCAGCTCTCCCGGAAGTGGTAAAAACTGCTTTAAAAGACAAAGAAGCAGGAAGTTATATCAAACTTTCTACAGGTAAAGACATTTGGGATGTTATTCTTCTTGATGAAGTCAAACCGGAACACCCGGCTACTTTTGAAGAGGCTAAAAGCTACTTAGAGAATATGCTACGACAACAGGCTGTTGAAAACGAAGCAAAGAAAATTTTGGCTACATTAGATTCAAAACCTGCTGTGACCAAGAAAGCATCTAAGAAATCTAAATAA
- a CDS encoding bifunctional diguanylate cyclase/phosphodiesterase, which produces MIHQHYNLRISTKIISMLILSAFLFFAVITFVTLSIVRDVTMNTQREKASLLINTIAPSAAISLFLGTKDYTDKLSAVTKLNEVIALKILDNQGKTIVNYRQAKKAIQEETIQISNELLEPGSLKPIGTITLTYSGEAFTKAMNRFYTLYGWIGASVSVLLFLMLTWINHLLLPIKLIAKKVRGFKLGEKINFDIPYTQREFNQIIHAFEGMQEQVLHYSHEIETINQNLEKKVTLKTHEAMQHLYYDNLTSLPNRLKLQEDLALKPTNTVAILNIDDFKEINDFFGIDAGDSLLSQIAHWLVDMKLSPYRLGGDEFAFKVKPGSTSSQFRHDIEILLSLMSEKHFIIGDETIHIRATIGIAIDSYKPLIHADVALNKARHAKLLYSVYDQSEGIEQQYQANIAMSAQIRQALIEHRIVCQYQPIVSCSSGKIEKYETLVRIQNEDGSLIGPYEFLPIAQKTKLYHHITQEVVYQACNLFSTRNEQFSVNLSGSDILDTRTVATIENILRQTKTANRIIFEILESEGIENFDEVASFISKMKALGAKIAIDDFGTGYSNFENILKLNVDILKIDGSLIKSIDQNPRHRIVVEAIVDFAHRIGIHTVAEYVSSEEILKNVTDLGITYAQGFHTGKPQFLNQSVM; this is translated from the coding sequence ATGATTCATCAGCACTATAACCTTCGGATATCTACAAAAATTATTTCTATGCTGATCCTTTCGGCTTTTCTTTTTTTCGCTGTAATCACGTTCGTTACTTTATCAATCGTACGTGACGTAACCATGAATACACAGCGTGAAAAAGCTTCTCTGTTAATCAACACCATCGCACCTTCTGCAGCTATTTCTCTTTTTTTGGGTACCAAAGACTATACGGACAAACTCTCTGCCGTCACCAAACTCAATGAAGTCATAGCTTTAAAGATTCTTGACAATCAAGGCAAGACTATTGTCAATTATCGACAGGCTAAAAAAGCCATTCAAGAAGAAACAATTCAAATTAGTAACGAATTATTAGAGCCTGGTTCTTTAAAACCGATTGGAACAATCACCCTCACCTACTCCGGTGAAGCTTTTACAAAAGCCATGAATCGTTTTTATACATTATACGGATGGATCGGAGCCAGTGTTTCAGTGTTATTGTTTTTAATGCTGACATGGATCAATCACTTGCTTTTACCTATCAAATTAATTGCAAAAAAAGTCCGCGGGTTTAAATTAGGGGAAAAAATTAATTTTGACATCCCATACACTCAACGTGAATTCAATCAAATCATACATGCCTTTGAAGGGATGCAGGAACAAGTATTACACTATTCTCATGAAATCGAAACCATTAACCAAAACCTTGAGAAAAAAGTAACCCTCAAGACTCATGAAGCGATGCAACACCTCTATTATGATAACCTCACATCGCTTCCGAATCGTCTTAAACTCCAAGAAGACTTGGCATTAAAACCAACCAATACGGTTGCCATATTAAATATCGATGATTTTAAAGAGATAAATGACTTCTTCGGTATCGATGCCGGAGATTCGCTTCTCAGCCAAATTGCCCATTGGCTTGTTGATATGAAACTTTCCCCATATCGACTTGGCGGTGACGAATTTGCTTTTAAAGTAAAGCCTGGAAGTACTTCATCGCAATTTCGTCATGACATTGAAATACTTCTCTCATTAATGAGCGAGAAACACTTTATAATTGGAGATGAGACCATTCATATACGTGCAACCATTGGAATTGCAATTGACAGTTACAAGCCGTTGATTCATGCGGATGTCGCCCTCAATAAAGCACGCCATGCCAAATTACTTTATTCTGTATATGACCAATCTGAAGGAATAGAGCAGCAATATCAAGCAAATATCGCTATGTCTGCACAAATTCGTCAAGCATTGATTGAACATCGAATTGTCTGTCAATATCAACCGATTGTTTCATGCAGCAGCGGAAAAATAGAAAAATACGAAACGTTGGTTCGAATCCAAAATGAAGACGGTTCTCTAATAGGCCCTTATGAATTTTTGCCGATAGCACAAAAAACCAAGCTCTATCATCACATCACACAGGAAGTTGTCTATCAAGCCTGTAATTTATTTTCGACCAGAAACGAACAGTTTTCAGTCAACTTATCGGGAAGTGATATTTTGGACACACGTACGGTCGCTACTATAGAAAATATCTTGCGCCAAACAAAAACGGCGAATAGAATTATTTTTGAAATCTTGGAATCGGAAGGGATTGAGAATTTTGATGAAGTTGCCTCTTTCATTTCCAAAATGAAAGCTTTAGGAGCCAAAATAGCCATAGATGATTTCGGTACCGGCTATTCCAATTTTGAAAATATTCTCAAACTGAATGTTGATATCTTAAAAATTGACGGTTCCTTAATCAAATCAATCGATCAAAACCCGCGTCATCGTATTGTTGTCGAGGCCATTGTCGATTTTGCCCATCGAATCGGAATCCATACTGTTGCCGAATACGTTTCGTCTGAAGAGATACTAAAAAATGTTACCGATTTGGGGATCACCTATGCACAAGGATTCCATACCGGAAAACCGCAGTTTTTAAATCAATCAGTCATGTAA
- the lpxD gene encoding UDP-3-O-(3-hydroxymyristoyl)glucosamine N-acyltransferase, with the protein MTLNEIASILEIEEIHNTTEINGMNTLRDAKEGEISFLSDSKYEKDLSSTKASAVILPASKAHLLPSGVIALESDESYLSLAKLSKYFARPIQTSDIEPIIGEGSIVYPTAHIENGAKIGKNSTIMSGVYVGAEVVIGDNVILYPNVTVYRDCIIGNNVMIHAGSVIGSDGFGYAHTKMGEHVKLYQNGNVIIEDDVEIGANTTVDCAVFGSTIIKQGVKIDNLVQIGHNCVVGEYSIMVSQSGLAGSTTLGRNVVMGGQSATAGHLSIAPFTTLAARSGVTKSIINKGVYSGFPLMEHKLWLKMQAKLAKILES; encoded by the coding sequence ATGACACTTAATGAAATTGCATCTATCCTTGAGATTGAAGAGATTCATAACACGACTGAGATAAACGGTATGAATACTCTCCGTGATGCAAAAGAGGGTGAAATCTCTTTTCTCTCTGATTCAAAATATGAAAAAGATCTTTCATCAACGAAAGCTTCAGCCGTTATACTTCCTGCATCTAAAGCACATCTATTGCCATCTGGTGTGATTGCACTTGAGTCGGATGAGTCTTATCTGAGTTTGGCAAAGCTTTCAAAATACTTTGCTAGACCGATACAAACCAGCGATATTGAACCGATTATTGGTGAAGGAAGTATTGTCTATCCGACTGCACATATTGAAAACGGTGCAAAAATCGGTAAAAACAGTACGATTATGAGCGGTGTCTATGTTGGTGCGGAAGTTGTAATCGGTGATAATGTTATCCTTTATCCCAATGTGACAGTCTATCGAGATTGCATCATTGGCAATAATGTGATGATTCATGCGGGAAGCGTGATCGGTAGTGACGGTTTTGGATATGCCCATACAAAAATGGGAGAGCATGTTAAGCTGTATCAAAACGGTAATGTCATTATCGAAGATGATGTAGAAATCGGTGCGAATACGACTGTCGATTGTGCTGTTTTTGGTTCGACGATTATCAAACAGGGTGTAAAAATTGATAATTTAGTACAGATTGGACATAATTGTGTAGTAGGTGAATACTCTATCATGGTATCACAATCCGGTCTTGCAGGTTCAACTACACTGGGGAGAAATGTTGTCATGGGTGGTCAAAGTGCTACGGCAGGACATCTTAGTATTGCTCCCTTTACAACCTTGGCAGCGCGCTCTGGTGTTACAAAAAGTATCATTAATAAGGGTGTCTATAGCGGATTCCCATTAATGGAACATAAATTATGGCTGAAAATGCAGGCGAAACTCGCTAAAATATTAGAATCTTAA